The genome window AGGCGCACCTGGTCGAAGGTGCCGCTACCGTCCTTGCGCCAGGCCACCTCCAGGTAGCCCTTCTCCGCGCAGTAGCGCAGGGCTGCGTGCAGGTCGTTCTCGGCTGGGAGCTCGCCCAGTTGCTCCAGTGCCGCCACCAGCACCCCCCTGCTCATGGTGTAGGGGTCGTCGGGGTTCAGGGCGTCGCCCATTGCGGCAAAGTAGACCACCTCGATCAGCCGCCCCCGGATCAGGGCGGCCCGACGGGGATTGTTCTTGTTGAAGATGCTCATTTTGCTCCTTTCAAGGTTTCCAGTTGATGCCCACGGCCGCCAGGGCGGCGCCAATGAGCGTGGCGATGAAGCGGAAGAACCATTCGTTCTGCCACCAGGCCGGGGCCCGGGGTTTGGGGATTTGCAAGATGACCTTCCGCGCTTGCAGGATGTTTTCCGCTTCCTTGAGCTCGGCTTCCCGCTCGGCCTTGCGGGGGGCGCGGATGGCCCGGATGAGATGTTCCAGCAGTCGGTTTTCGTTTTCGTCCATGCGCCTCCAAACAAAAAGCCCGCCGCTGGTTATGCGGCGGGTTACGTTACGGAAATGGTATCAGATATTTTGCTGGTAGGCCGGTTTGTCCAACACCTCGGCACAGCGGGCCAGCTCCAGCGTCCACCGGGTCAGGCCCGGGTGCTCGTTGCCCGGCCTGACCCGACGGTTCCGTGAGTCGTAGTACCACAGGCTGGACCACCTGGCGCGGTGGAGGAAGGCGGCCCATTCGTCCTTGATGGCCGGATCCATCTGTTCCAGCAGGTTGGCATAGGCCGACCGCCAGAAGCGCAGGGTGTGCCGTTCAATGCCCAAAGCCGGCAGCTCCATCACCCGGACGATCAGGTAGCCGGGGCGCACCACCCGCCCGGTCAGCCGTTCCAGTTCCGGGGCATAGCTGGTGTGGTCGGTCTGCCACTGTTTCACCCCGGAGGCCACCCACCACAGGTACTTGGCCAGGTGTTCCGCCCGCCAGCGCAGCAGGTTATCCATGTTCCACCTCCCGACGGACGTAGCCATCCGCGGTCTGGACAATCAGGCCGGCCTCCACCAGCCGGGCCGCCAGCCGGTAGACCGTGGTCTTGGGCAGCCCGGTCTGACGGGCCAGGGCGGACGGCCCCAGGGGCTGGCTGGATAGCTGGGCCATCAACTGTGCCGCCCGCTCGTCCAGGGAAGGGGCTCGTGTTCCAAGTGCAGGGGGTGGCGTTTCAGCATGGGCGGACGGGGCTGTTTCAAGCTGGACTCGGTTGTTCCCGTTGGACTCCGCCTGGGTGGACTGGTGAACCGTGGTGGTCTGGACATGGGTCTGGATGTGGACGGTGGGGGTGGAGCTGGTCGGCTGGAGTGGGCTCGCGGATGCGGGCCGGGGCCGGGAGTCCAGCCGCAACAGTTCGCCGATGGCCTTGCCGGCCACCAGGGGCCCCAGGGCAAATAGGCTCTGGAGCAGCACCTCCCAGCCGGGGGCGTCGGCCACCCGGGCCATCGCCAGCAGGTTGCCCAGCCAGACCAGGAGCAGGAAGAAAAGCCCCCCGGCCAGGCTCCAGCGCAGGCGGGGCTCGAGGGTGGAGGCCAGGGAAAGGGTAAAGGCCAGTAGTTCCAGGCCCACCGCCAATCCGATGGAGAAGTACCCGGGCAGGCCGCCCAGGCTCAGGTCGAACCACTTGGTCAGGTGGCCCGCCGACATCACCAGGGTGGCCAGGTAGGCCAGGGCCAGCAGGCCGATCAGGCTATTGCGCAGGATAGGGTTCATGTTATCTCCCGAAAAAATCCTCCAGCCGCACTCTACGCATCCAGGCCCTCCCTCAGCTTCCGCTGGGCCCGGTAGGCCCGGTTCTGGCAGGCCTTGGAGCAGTGCCTGGAGTCTTTTCGGCGTGCCACATAGCGCTGGCCGCACCACTGGCATTCCCGTTCCCCAGCATGGGGCTCCTGCTCTTCGGTGGGCTCGGACTCCTGCTCCGCTTCCTCCGGCTGGGGGTCGGGGCCGGGGTTAACCAGCCAGTCGCTGTACTGGCCGACCAGCCGCGCGATCATCCGCTCGGCATGCAGCGCGTCCACAATGCCCTGGGCGTGCATCTCGTTCACCGCGCCGACCAGTCGAACCTTGATTTCGCTGGTGTTGGTTTCGTTCATAGCAGTGCTCCTAGTGCGTTGGCTACTGCGAGGGCCTCGTAGGGCTCCAGCACAATGCCCTGCCATTCAACCTGCCCAACCGCCGCCCCCTCCTGCAGCACCTCCCGGCCCTGCACCGCCTCGGCCCGCTCGATGCTCCACTTGTCCAGCACAAACCCATCCAGTGTTGCCACCTCCAGCACGATCTCATCCTGCCGGCGGTGCAGCCAGAGGTGGTATTCGGGATCGCCTAGAATGACCACTTGCTTTTCCATATGCAACCTCCTTAAAGCTCTTCGCGGCCCAGCACCTCAATGGGGGCCTTGTCTCCTTGGGCTTTCCGCCAGTTGGGGCCGATCAGCACGATGGCCCCGTCACGCAGCTCGCAACGGTATTCGTCCACATGGCCGCCTTGCATGTGGCGCACGAACAGGCGCTTGCAGATGTTCATAGCCTCGGGGGTCAGGTCGAGGGTGATCTGTGGGGCCGGCTTGGCAGCCGCCTCGACCTGGAACCGCTCGGCCTGAATACGGTCGTTGTCTACAACCGTGGCCGCAACGAGGCCGACAACCCCCAGCACCCCGGCAACTAGGGCGATCAGGTCGAAACCCCTCATCCCCACCTCCGCATCTTCTGTTCGACCTCGAAGAGGGCCTGCTGGGTGGTCTGGGGCATCTCCATATCCCCCCAGCGCAGGGTTCGGGCCTCGCGGTAGGCCAAGACGCGCTCCAGCCCGCTCCGGATGTAGCTGAGAGCATAGGCGATGATGCGGTCGGCCTGCTCGGGAGAGTTGGCAATGTGGTAGCGGCGGGTCATCGGGTCGAAGCCCACCACCTCGGGCTTGGTGCCGGCCACCGTGGGCTGGGCCGACAGTTTGGCGCAGAGTTCCACGGCCTCCCGCATCTCCCGGTCGGAGGCCTTCACGGCATGGGCCAGGGCGTCCCGATCCAGGCCTGCCGGGCCGGCTTCCCACAGGGCGCGGAAAACCGCCCGGGCCAGTTCGATCTTGGGGTCACTCATGCCGCTCCTCGAATGCGCCGTACAGGCGCTCCAGCTCGGTGGCCGAGTCCCAGTGGTTAATCGAGATGTTCAGGTCGGCCAGGGCCTTTCGCAGGGTGTTGATGTAATGCCAGGACACCTTGGCGTCACCCGTGTACTTCCCCTGTTTGTCGGGGGCATGGCGGGCTATCCGGTAGGCCGCCTCCAGCAGCTTGTGGCGGGGGTCAGGCATCCTGCACCTCCCAGGTGTAGGGGCCGTACAGGTTCAAATAGCCGTCCAGGGTAGCCTGGGCCACCCGCAGCCATTCGCCGGTGCTGGGCAGATGCAAAGCGTAAAGGGGCTCAACGCGCCCATCCTCTTCGATCAGGCCCTCATAGCGGGCCAGCACCTCGATCCGGCTGCTGCGCAGCAAGACCGGCTGCCCCTCGTGGTCGTTGAGGAAGCGCACCGCGTCGGCGGTGTTGTTGACCGCGCGCTGCTGGGCCGCCCGCTGGCGGGCCAGGGCCTGGGCGCTAGGCATCGGGGGCCTCCCGCTTCATGCGCCGCTGGATCAGCTCCAGCCCGGCCAGGCCAATGCCCCGCAGGGGCAGGCCGGCCAGGTGCTGCTTCATCCAGCGCCAGACGGTGTCCTCGTCGGGGTAGGTGGCCTCCAGCGTGGGCTCGATGTCGTAGGTTTTGATGTACTGCCCATCTTTTTTCCAGACGGCAAAGTGCGTCCCCTTGAGAACCAGGCGGGGGTGCTCATGGATCGTCACGCCCTTGCGGGCCAGGCGCTCGCGGAGGGTTTCAATAGCATTCATCCTCCACCTCCAGGTGGTGTACCTGGCGGCGGGATAGCACCACCGCCAGGGTGTTTTCGGTCACTTCCAGCCAGTCATCCAACGTGGGGGAATAGATTCCAAACAGCTCCACCGTCTGCCCGGGGTGGTATCCCATCGGGTGCGCCGGGTCGGGCACATCCGGGAGCAGGGTGCGGCCCAGGTAGCACAGGCGCAGGGCGGTGTCGTGGGCGTAGAAGAGCAGCACGGGCCGCCCGGCCTGCCGGATGGCGTTCAGAATTTCGCCCGGGGTCTGCATGGCCGGTTCAAGCTGCACAGTGGAAACAGGGAATGTCATCCAGCCTCCCGGTGTTGCCGCAGGTGGGGCAGATGTAACCCTGCAGTGCCATCGTGCAGCGGATGCGCTGGGCGGCCTCCAGGGCCTCGGCCACATCGGCGTAGAGCTGGGCCCCGTAGTAGTTGCCGTTCATCTCGCAGAGGCGCCCATAGTGGCGGGCCTGGGTGGGGGTCAGGTTGCGGGCATAGATGCGGTCAAGGCTGGTCATGGCGTTCCTCCTCCCGGCGGCTGTGGTAGCCGGAGACCGCCAGGATGGCCATCAGGAGCACGCCCAGCAGGCCTCCGCTTACAAGGCCGAAAGCAAACCAAAGCAGCTCCATCAGGGCAGCTCCACCCCCCGCATCCGGTGCGGGTTCCGCAGGGTTTCCAGGGCTTTCTCGGTCGAGGTCTCGCCGGCCTGGATGTCCGAGGCCACCAGGTAGCAGGCCATCAGGCGGCGGGTCAGGTTCTTGAGCAGAATGGGCTCAACAGTGCGGGTCTCGCGGAGCTCGCGGGCGTGGTCGAGCAATTCCGAGGCAATGCTTTGCAACGAGAAGTTGAGGTAGTCCTCGGCGGTATAGGTCACGACGCGCTCCAGGGCCTCCTGGCTGGCTTCAAACGACTGGCGCTTGTGCATGGTTTTCCTCCTGGCAATTTCGGCGATCTTGGCAATGGTGGCACTTTTGTCGGTGCGGGTGCGGCTTTTGGGGCGCTCGGTTTCGCCCCACAAGGGCCGCAGGTCTGGATCGCGGTGGCTAGGCCGCTCCGTAAAGGCCGGCGATGATTTCGGCTTCATCGGGAACCTCGATGGCGGTGTCGGCCTGATTGGTCAGCAACCGGCGGATGGCCACCATCCGCAGGTACTGGGCCTCGGCGTCGTGGCGGTGCATCTTGCCCGCCCGAACACGCTGGCGGTACACGTTTCGGCGCAGCGCCAGCTCGCGGTCTACTTCGGCAATGAGCTCCCGCATAGAGAACGTCACACTTACCCCCCTCTCAGGCCAGCGGGCGCCCAGTGGAGAGCTGGTTAGCCAGCTTCACCTCGGTCAGCACACGCTCCAGCAGTTCGGCGTATTTGCCTTCCAGGGCGGCCCGCAGGCTCTGGTGCTCGTCCTGGAGTTCGTCTTTCTCCACCTGGAGCTTGTCGATGGCGGCTTGCAGTTGTTTCAGTCGCTTGTTGTCCTCCTCCCACTGGATGTCCTCGAATACGGCCACCGTCAGGAAGTCCTCCTGGGCGGAGGCCCTGGTCAAAGCGGCAAACTCAGGGGTCTTGCGGGCCAGCAGGCGGGCCTGGGCCGCCCGCTTCTTCAGGTCGTCTTCCAGGTCGCGCTTTTCGGCCCTGAGCGCGGTCAGTTGCCGCCCTACCCGGGCAATCTCCCGGGGTAGGGCCAGCAGGCGGGTGATGTGTTGTTGGGTTTGGGGGTCAAGCATCCCATCCCTCCAATTCCTCTACGAGAGCTTCACGGCGAATCTGCCCCCACCGCCCGGCATGCACTAGCAACTCGGTTCGAATCTCCAAAACACGCATATGCGATAATTTCCCCATAAAAAAACCGGGCCGTAGGTTTCTGACCGCTAAAATGTCCCCTTCTCTAAGCCAAGCCAGATCCAGCGGCAGGCCCACCAGGGGGCGTTTAGGCCAGGACTGGCCATCCTCGCTAACGTAGATGAACGTGCCAGCGTCCTTGCTCACAGGGATTTCTTCGCCCCGGTCATCGGTCACGCTTTTGGGTAGTTGTTGTTTGTTTCGACCGCTGAGGTGTCGCCGCGCCATTACATCCCCCAGTAAATGATTGAGATGATGATGCCCGCGCCAAACGCGCCGGTAACGATGTCTCTAACCAGATCCATCCAGCTATAGTGGGGTTTTTTCATCGGCTTCCTCCTGCCAGATTCAATAAACCGGCGGCCTCGTCCACGTTTTGCGGCTCGATATGTCCGCGCGTGAACTGGGGCTGGCCTTCGGGGGCCTCGGCGTTCAGTACGTCAAGGGCGTCATCCAGGCTGCGCATCAGGTTTTCGATGTCCCGCATCACCCCGCCAGTGTGGTTATAAATTGCTTTGAGGGCGGCGGGGCTAAAGCCGCTTTGGCCAAAGAGCCGGGCGAACTCGCCCTGTTTGAGCGGCATGGCCTGCGCCACAATGCCAATCCGACTCTCGATGTCCCGGTAACGGCGCACCAGGGGCACGTACTCGTCCATCGTGCAGAGCACGATCGTGCTTTTGGTTTCATCGGCCAAATATTTAGCCGTTCCCAGAGTGCTACGCGGGACGTTCTCGATGTCATCCAGGATGATCAGCCGGGGGTTACGCCGCAGGCTCTCTACAGTGATGTTGAGCAGCACGTGGAACCGTTCGACCTGGGTAATCTGCAGGCGCTCCGCCAGGGCCCGCACCAGGGCCGGGGCCGAGAAATCGGGATAACAGCGGATATAGGCCCCGCCCACCTGCTCGGCCAAATGCTTTAGGGTGGCGGTCTTGCCTACCCCAGCGGGCCCGTGCACCAGCACGAACTTGAACTGGCGCTTCAGGCCAAAGCGCACCCGCTCGGTAATGGTGCGGGTGGCGGTGGTGTAGAGCAGGTCGGGCCGATCCTCCGGCACGATGACACCCTCGCCCACCGCCTGGGCGATGGCTTGACGAATCATCTCCAGCGATCCCAAAATAGGTTCTGTCATCTCAGTCTCCTTTCGGCACGGCCCTCGATTAGTCCTCTCCAAAGGGATCGGGGGCCGATGTGCCCATGCCCAGATTCGCCAGGGCGCGGCTCAATGGGTTGTCGCTCTGGCGCAGTTTTTCAATTAACTCTGCCTGGCTCTCGGCGGCCTTCAGGGCAGCCTGGGCCGGGGTCTCACGTTTCAGTTCGGCTTTAGGGCCGCGCAGCTCCAGGGTGATGGGCTCTGCGGGCTGCGCTTTGGCCAGGACGGCATCCTGTCGCCAGCTCGGGTTGAGGTACTGCTGGCGGAAGGCCTCGGCCTGGGCAAACAACGTTTTGATGGCTGTTTTGTTTGCCCGGCGCTGCGTTTTGGCCTCCGGAGACAACGCATTTTCTGGGGCGGGGATGGCCTGACCCAGTTCCAGCAGACTGCCGCTGGGTTGCTGAATATATAGGTTAACGATCGGCTCCCCTGTCATTGGATGCTCGTATTCGAATACCACCACCGTGCGGTTCTGGTAGAGCATCAGGCTGCCGTCGGGCAGGGTGTAGCGCTGGTTCTTCCAGCGGATCTCGCCGTTGCCGGTCACGGTGCGTTCGTCACTCTCGGCGAAAATCTCCAGCAGGTCGCGCAGGTTGTACTGAATCTGGGTCTCGGCGGGAACTTCCCGCAGGAACAGTTCGGCTCGGGTATAGCCCCCGGGCAGAATCCGTGCGTGGTAGTCGTTTTGCAGCCAGTTCAGGGCCTCTTGCTTGTACTCGTCCTCCAACAGGAGCCGATTGCCCCTGCCCGGGTCAGCCTCGGGCGGGCACCCCTTCTCCCACCAGGTGCGGGTGTTCTGGATCAGCCGGGCCAGCTCCCAGTCGTTGCGCTGGCTGGCATCCTCCCCTGCATAGCCGGGGAGAGTACGCTCCCAGGCATGGAATAACTTGTGAAAATTTTCTACCTTGCCCCGGGTGTGGCTCACCCAGGCCGGGGACGTGCTGGTCTCGATGCCCAGGGTGGCCAGGCCGCGCTGGGTGGCCTCGGCGATATAGGCGGAGCCGTTGTCGTGGTATATCCGCGTGGGCTTCCCGTATATGTTCCATCCGCCGGGTTTGGGGAACAATCCCAGGATCAGGAGGCGGGTAGTGGGGCGCCGGCTTTCCTCCCGGGAGAAGACCAGGGCAGGGATGGCGCCGGTGTAGTGATCGATGCAGTCGTGGATGCGCAGGCGGAAGGCGCTGGGCTCGGTGTCTGTGGGCCGGGCGTAGCCCCACACGAACGTATCGCAGCGGGTCATGTCCATCTGCCACAGTTCATTGGGGTACGTGGCCACTACTGCGCCCGACCAGGTACGAATAAACTCCCGGCGCTCATCCTCATTCATCAGAGCGGCCCGTGTGATGGGGTTGGCCTCGAGGCGTTTTCGAATGTCGCGTACTCCCCGTACACTGAACCGCCGCTCGTAGTTTCCGTGTCTGTATATAAGGATGTTGGGGTTCGCTATCTGTAGCCAGCGGTGGATCATCCAGGCGCTGGCCTTAGGGTGGTGTAGCCACAGGCTGGTGGTAGCCTCCACCAGCTCGGTAGGAATTTGCATCGAGCCCGTGTCAGCACGGTGCGATTTGAAGAATTTGCGGGCCGACATTTTGAGCCATGCATAAACGGTTTTTGTGGATACGCTCTCATGTTTTGCGAATGCCTCGATAATCGCAGTGCGCTCGCCGCGTCGGGCCTGGGCCAGCTGCTGTCGCAGTTGCTCAATGCGCTCCCACAAAGCTCGAACCTCTGGATCAATCCGGCGCAGGTCAGGGAGCAACGGCCGATTGGCCAGGGCGCTTGGGGTTGGTTCAGCGGTATATGGGGCGTCTGTATAGTGGACGATTGCCGTCGGAGATGGCAGGATTACGTCGGTTATGGGCTCCGGTTCAGGTAGAGGATTAACAGGGGGGCCCCAGATTTGCTCGATGGTGGCGGGATCGAAATAGATTTTGCCTCGTCCACCTGCTCTACCTACCACCCGCACCCATCGAGTCCGTGGATTAGCCTTTAGCCTCAGAACAGAGTCTGCCGACTTATCCCACGCCCGAGAAACTTCATCTGTGCAGACCCAATTTTCTGGTATTTGTACGTTACCAGCATTCATTATTTTCCGCCCGTGCGATATCTTCCATCTGGCTAATAAAGGCCGTTGTAGACATATCAAACCCACGCGCTATTTTCTGCACGATGTATAACGTTGGATCTGAACCCTTCTTCCCGCTCAGTAGCTCAGAAATGTACCCAGATGATACGCCAGCTTTACGTGCCAGATGAAGCGGACGCATTTTTCGCTCATCTAACAGCTGCCTGACGGTTTGGGCAAAAGCGGTTTGGTATACACGCATTTGCGTTTAATATAGTTTCTCATGTGGGAAAATGTCAACGCCATGAACAGTAGCCAAGGCAAAAAAGGTAGGCCGCGAAAGCATCCAGTTCTCAATGGGCCCTTTAATGACTTGATCTTTGATGCGATGCGCCGTGAGGGGATTGACACATTGGATAAGTTCGCTGACAAGCATGGCATTGGTCGAACCACCTTGCGTAACTTTGTTATGGGTAGACAATCCCCAATCGGTACGTGGGTAAAACCAGAACTTACCACGCTCATTAGGCTTTCCAAGGCATTGAACGTCCCGTTATTTTATTTGCTGGAGCGTCTTTATAACGATCTCGACCATGAAATTTATATGTTTCCCTCCGCACCAGTAGTTGGGTGGGTTGGAGCTGGGCCAGGTCAAGATGAAGCTATTAGTGAAGTGGCGCTTCCACTTCCCTTGGATAGCTTTCTAAAGGGAAGTTTTGTGGCATTTGCCGTTCGCGGAAACTCTATGTGCGCCGGAAGCAAGCCGATCTGCGATGGTGACTACATTATTGTCAACAAAAGTCTGTCTGTCAGTCCCGGCCAACGTGTGGTGGCACGCTTAAAGGATGGTAGCTATGTATGCAAGCTCTACCGCGTGGATCGTACTGGTCGTTATTTAGTTAGCACCAACCCTGACTATGAAAACGGGACTCCCTCCGTTATCCCTGCCAAAGACGTAGCCGAACTGGTTGGACCAGTTGTAGAAATCCGAAAACCGGAGTAAGTATCGAGGCCGGGCCCGGGGTGATCTCACCCCACCCCCAACCGCGCCAGCAGTTCGAAGGGTTTAGCGGCAAAGCACTCTATAGCGGCGCTCAGATTGAACACCTGCCATTGCCCCGGTAGGGTTTGTACTCCCAGAAGCCCGGAGGCTCTAAAACCTCGGGGTAGTCCTCGTCGTAACAGGCAATGCCGTTTACCTCATGCACGGGTCCTGAGTATCGGCATAGCTTGCATAAATATTTGCGGTTTGATCTGCGGTTTGATCTGCGGTTTGGTCGGCTAAATCACTTTATTTTTTTAAGTGAAGCCTTTTTTTGTTTCGTATTTATCGGTGCGGTTTGCTACTATGTTCCTATATCACATTTGCGGTTTGGTTAGGCTAAAAGATTAATTTTGGCAATTTCAGTTGGTATACCAAACACCGTCGAAAAATGTTTCACGGAGGCTCAGGTTTATCTGAGGATGGGCCTGGTATAGCTGGGCATCTGGCCTGCCAATAGCCTTAGGAACGCGTTTTTTCAAACGGGCAAAGTCGCATGGCTTGGATCATCTATGCCCATTTGTACTTAGTACAAGTTTATTTTTTCAGCTCTCACCGTTTTCAAATTTTACCTTTATGTCGTTCTATTTTGAAATCGTCTCGTTTTTCACAAAGTCCCGGATGCCCCCACTTTCTTCCACCCGGTACTCGCTTTTTTTCGCGTCCCTATCGCACGTTTCCGCACGCTTCCGCATGTTCCGGTTCCGCAAACCTTCTTTGAAGCTTATCTCGTAGCAATACAAACAGCGTCTGTAACCCATGTCCTTGGCGAAGTAGGCCGAGTGGGAATCTCGCCCATTTTGAACATTCATGGTGGGAAAAAGTGGGAGACAGGTGGGAGGAAGTGGTAAAAAGTGGGGATTGCGTGGTACATTACGGTTCAGAACAGCACCTCCGGTGGGAAACGCTCGTGGGGAGACGAGTCCAAAAATCGAACCAGCACAGGAGAAGACGGGATGCCCTTCGGTGAACACCAGTATAGCCTCGATGACAAGGGTAGGGTGGTAATACCACAGCCCTTCCGCTCCTTTATCGAGGATGGGGTGGTGATTACCAGGGGCCTCGAGGGCTGCTTGTACATGTACCCCCTGCTGGCCTGGAGCAACATCGAACGTCAGCTGCAAAATGTTCCGCTGATAGACCGCGACGCCCAGGAACTGGTGCGCTTCCTGTATTCGGGAGCCCACAAAACCCAGATGGACAGCGCCTCGAGGGTGACCATCCCCCCGCCTCTGCGCAAGTTTGCCGGCCTCGAGGAGACCAACGACGCCGTGGTGGTGGGTGCGCCCACCCGCTTAGAGCTGTGGAGCGAGAGCCGCTGGTGGGCCACCATTACCAAGTTTGTAGAGAACCCCACCACCCCTGAAGCCCTGCGTGGCCTGATTGGATGAGCCCATGTATGCCTCGGATTGTGCAGCCCAACCACCCCGCCCCCTACAGCAAGGGGGTGGCTCGGTGAGCCATACCCCGGTGCTCTACCAGGAAGCCCTGGACTGGCTGGCCATTCGACCCGGTGGCGTTTACGTGGACGCCACGCTGGGCGGTGCAGGTCATACCCGAGGCATCCTCGAGCGGGGCGGGCGGGTAATCGCCTTCGACCAGGACCCCCAGGCCATTGCACGGGCCAGGGCACTGGGCCTGCCCCACCTGACGCTGGTAGAAGCCAACTTTAGCGAACTCCTTCCCCAGCTTGAAAGGCTCGGCATCGCCCAGGTAGACGGCATCCTGGCCGATCTGGGGGTCTCTAGCTTCCATTTCGACGACCCCGGGCGCGGCTTCAGCTACCAGCACGAGGGTCCGCTGGATATGCGCATGGGCACGGGCGACCTGACTGCTGCCGAGGTGGTGAATACCTTCGAGGAGGAAGAGATTGCCGATATCCTCTTCAGATACGGCGAAGAACCACGCGCGCGCCGCATCGCCCGCTTTATCGTAGAAAACCGCCCCATCAGCACCACAACCCAGCTGGCCGAGGTTATCCGCCGAGCAACCGGTTTTCGGGAAGCCGGCCATCCGGCCCGCAAAAGCTTCCAGGCCCTGCGGATTTATGTCAACGACGAGTTGGGGGCGCTACGAAAACTGCTGCAGAGTGCCGAACAGGCCCTCAAGCCCGGCGGCAGGCTGGTCATCATTAGCTTTCACTCGCTCGAAGATCGCTTAGTCAAGCACTTTTTGCGGGAATCCTCGGTTCTTCGACCTCTCACCAAAAAGCCAGTAGTACCTTCCGAGGCGGAACAGCGAGAAAACCCTCGAGCCCGTAGCGCCAAGATGCGCGTAGCCGAGCACGATGGAGGCAAAGCATGAAAACAGTATTGCGATGGGGAATAGTGTATTTGTTATTGCTAACAGGACTCACTGCACTGGGGCACTATAACCAGCAGCTCAACGCCAAATTGGCAGCCCTGCAAACACTCGAGGCCGATCTAAGGCAAAAAGAAACCAGACTGCTAATCCAGCGCTACCAGCTTACAGCCCCCCTGGCCTTGCGAACCTGGGCCGAGGCCAACGGCTACATCCCCATGAGTCTGGGTCGCTGGGTACTGCCGGAAAGGAGCCGTCCTTGAACCGCCTGGGCACCCACGAACAGGCCACCCTCAGTCGGAGCTGGGTTGTATTGTTGGCCATTACAGCTTTTGTACTGGGGCTGGGGTATGGTCTGTATATTCTGTGGCACAATGCCCCCAGCCTGACTCTGCGCCCCCCTGCCGCCCAGGTAGCACCCTTGCTACGCGGCAGTCTGGAAGCTGCCGATGGCACTCCCCTGGCCCTGAGCACTCTGGAGGACGCACGTCTGTATCCGCTGGGCCTATCGGCGTCTCAGCTCATTGGCTTTGGCGAGCGGGGCAGCGGCAAGGGGCTTTCAGGCCTCGAGTTCGACCTGGAAAAACTGCTCTCCCAGGGGCAAAGCCTTCGTCTCACCATTGACCCGCAGGTACAGGCCATCGCCGAACAGGCGCTGTGGCGGGGCCTCGAGGCCGCCAAAGCCGACTGGGGCGCAGCGGTGATTATAGAGAGCCAGACCGGCCGACTCCTGGCGGTAGCCAATGGCCCGGCCTTCGACCCCACCGCACCCCGGGGCGATATTCGCAAAGACATCGCCTGGCGCAACCACGCTTTTATGTATGCGCTCGAGCCCGGTTCAA of Meiothermus sp. contains these proteins:
- a CDS encoding helix-turn-helix domain-containing protein → MNPILRNSLIGLLALAYLATLVMSAGHLTKWFDLSLGGLPGYFSIGLAVGLELLAFTLSLASTLEPRLRWSLAGGLFFLLLVWLGNLLAMARVADAPGWEVLLQSLFALGPLVAGKAIGELLRLDSRPRPASASPLQPTSSTPTVHIQTHVQTTTVHQSTQAESNGNNRVQLETAPSAHAETPPPALGTRAPSLDERAAQLMAQLSSQPLGPSALARQTGLPKTTVYRLAARLVEAGLIVQTADGYVRREVEHG
- a CDS encoding AAA family ATPase yields the protein MTEPILGSLEMIRQAIAQAVGEGVIVPEDRPDLLYTTATRTITERVRFGLKRQFKFVLVHGPAGVGKTATLKHLAEQVGGAYIRCYPDFSAPALVRALAERLQITQVERFHVLLNITVESLRRNPRLIILDDIENVPRSTLGTAKYLADETKSTIVLCTMDEYVPLVRRYRDIESRIGIVAQAMPLKQGEFARLFGQSGFSPAALKAIYNHTGGVMRDIENLMRSLDDALDVLNAEAPEGQPQFTRGHIEPQNVDEAAGLLNLAGGSR
- a CDS encoding transposase family protein → MQIPTELVEATTSLWLHHPKASAWMIHRWLQIANPNILIYRHGNYERRFSVRGVRDIRKRLEANPITRAALMNEDERREFIRTWSGAVVATYPNELWQMDMTRCDTFVWGYARPTDTEPSAFRLRIHDCIDHYTGAIPALVFSREESRRPTTRLLILGLFPKPGGWNIYGKPTRIYHDNGSAYIAEATQRGLATLGIETSTSPAWVSHTRGKVENFHKLFHAWERTLPGYAGEDASQRNDWELARLIQNTRTWWEKGCPPEADPGRGNRLLLEDEYKQEALNWLQNDYHARILPGGYTRAELFLREVPAETQIQYNLRDLLEIFAESDERTVTGNGEIRWKNQRYTLPDGSLMLYQNRTVVVFEYEHPMTGEPIVNLYIQQPSGSLLELGQAIPAPENALSPEAKTQRRANKTAIKTLFAQAEAFRQQYLNPSWRQDAVLAKAQPAEPITLELRGPKAELKRETPAQAALKAAESQAELIEKLRQSDNPLSRALANLGMGTSAPDPFGED
- a CDS encoding helix-turn-helix domain-containing protein, with translation MRVYQTAFAQTVRQLLDERKMRPLHLARKAGVSSGYISELLSGKKGSDPTLYIVQKIARGFDMSTTAFISQMEDIARAENNECW
- a CDS encoding S24 family peptidase; protein product: MWENVNAMNSSQGKKGRPRKHPVLNGPFNDLIFDAMRREGIDTLDKFADKHGIGRTTLRNFVMGRQSPIGTWVKPELTTLIRLSKALNVPLFYLLERLYNDLDHEIYMFPSAPVVGWVGAGPGQDEAISEVALPLPLDSFLKGSFVAFAVRGNSMCAGSKPICDGDYIIVNKSLSVSPGQRVVARLKDGSYVCKLYRVDRTGRYLVSTNPDYENGTPSVIPAKDVAELVGPVVEIRKPE
- the mraZ gene encoding division/cell wall cluster transcriptional repressor MraZ, yielding MPFGEHQYSLDDKGRVVIPQPFRSFIEDGVVITRGLEGCLYMYPLLAWSNIERQLQNVPLIDRDAQELVRFLYSGAHKTQMDSASRVTIPPPLRKFAGLEETNDAVVVGAPTRLELWSESRWWATITKFVENPTTPEALRGLIG
- the rsmH gene encoding 16S rRNA (cytosine(1402)-N(4))-methyltransferase RsmH, which translates into the protein MYASDCAAQPPRPLQQGGGSVSHTPVLYQEALDWLAIRPGGVYVDATLGGAGHTRGILERGGRVIAFDQDPQAIARARALGLPHLTLVEANFSELLPQLERLGIAQVDGILADLGVSSFHFDDPGRGFSYQHEGPLDMRMGTGDLTAAEVVNTFEEEEIADILFRYGEEPRARRIARFIVENRPISTTTQLAEVIRRATGFREAGHPARKSFQALRIYVNDELGALRKLLQSAEQALKPGGRLVIISFHSLEDRLVKHFLRESSVLRPLTKKPVVPSEAEQRENPRARSAKMRVAEHDGGKA